CTTTTTCGCCGCCCTTCCGCTGATCGTGTTCTCGATCATATCGATGGCCGAAGCGACCGGGCAGACCATTGCCACCGCCGAGATCGTCGGGCGTCGGGGCGACGCTCACGCGATCGTGCCCGCGACCATCCGCGGCGACGCCGTCGCCTCGCTCGTCGGCGGTCTGTTCGGAACCTCGCTTATCATTACCAGCGGTGAAAATGTGGGTATCGTCCGGGCAACCAACGTCAAATCCCGCTACGTCACCGCAACGGCCGGCGTAATCCTCGTCCTCATCGCCCTGTTTGCGCCGATCGGTCGTCTGGCGAATGCCCTGCCCGGCCCCGTCGTCGGTGGAACGGCTGTGATCGTGTTCTCGATCATCGGCGTGATCGGGATCGATCTTCTGCGTCGCGTCGATCTGCGCGAGCACGGCCCGATGTTCACGCTCGCGGCGGCGCTTTCCATGGGGCTTCTGCCGATCCTGGTCCCGGGCGTCTACAGCCAGTTCCCGCAATGGAGCCAGATGATCCTGGCCAACGGACTTGCCGCCGGAACAATCACGGCGGTGATTGTGAACGCTTTTTTTCAACACCTGCCTCTGGAGCAATTCCAGGCAAAGTGCGCAGCCGTTTTCCGTCCGGAGTAGCGGCAAAACAAGGATCAGAGCATTTCCGCGGTTCAAAGCGGGAATGCTCTGGACGCCGAAAAGGCAGCAGTCAGCAGCGTCGAAGCTGAAATTCAAAGGAATACAAAAGTGACGGAATTGCGCGACAAGTTACAGGGCAGCGGTGAATTCCTGCTTCACCCCGGCAAGGTTCTCCTGCCGGACGGGCCTCGATCCGGAATGGGGGTAGTGGTCCGCGACGGGCGCTTCACTGACATCGGGGCCGCAAGGCTTGTCGGCAGCCGGAACCCGGATCTGACACCGATCGAGCTGCCGCATCATCTGGTGATGCCCGGCTTCATCGATACACATACCCATCTGACCCAGTCGCTCGGCAAATCGCTTGTCTTCGGCGAGCCTTCCGAGATCTTTCGCCGGATATGGGTGCCGCTCGAAGGCAGTCTCGACGAACGGATGGTCTATCTTTCCGCAAAGCTTGCGGCGCTCGAGTGCCTGCGCGGCGGCTTTACCGCCGCCGTCGATGCGGGCACGCGTTCAGCCGGCCATATCGATGCGCTGATACGGGCGGCGCGGCAAACCGGCCTGCGCAGCGTCCTAGGCCTGATCTGCAACGACCTCGGCGGAGCCGCCGTCGTCCCCGAACGCACGACGATCCTCAAGAATGCGGCCAGGCACCTGGCCGCATTCGAGGGCGACCCTCTCGTTCATGCCTCGCTCGCCATTTCCATTCCGGAGGCTGCCAGCGACCATATGCTGGCCGACGTTTCCCGGATGGCCCGTGAATCGGGAGCGATATTCCAGACCCATGTCAACGAACACCTCGTCGCCGTCGAGCGCTCGCTGGTCGCAAACGGCCGTCGTCCGCTGGAGCACCTCGCCCATCTGGGCGCCCTCGGCCAGCATGTGCTGATCGCCCATTCCACGCTGGTGACGCCTCACGAGCTGAACCTGTTGCGCGACAGCGGCACGGCCGTCGCCTACAATCCGGTCGCCAGCCTCTGGAAGGGCAATGCCATCGCGCCCGCCTTGCAGATGGCCGCACTCGGCATTCGCTTCGGGCTGGGAACGGACGGAACGCGCGCCGACGGCTTCCGTCTGATGGATGCCGCCGAAGGCCTGCAACGCGCCGGCTTCGGCCTTGCGACAGGCGACTCCTCCTGCGGCGGCGGCTGGCTCTGGGTCGAGCGGGCAACAGCTCGGGCTGCGGACGCCGCAGGTCTCGCCGGAGTGACCGGTGCGATCCGCGAGGGGCTTGCCGCCGATTTCCTTCTGGTCGACCTGGATCGTCCTGAATTCACCCCCTCCCACGATCTCATGTGGGAGCTCGTGCGCTACGGCAATCGCGACCAGATCGACGCAGTCTTCACCGCCGGGCAACTCCGTCTATGGCAGGGCTGGCCGGTCGGATGGGATGCACGCGCTCTTCTTGCCGAGGTGCGCGAGGTCACGGCCGAGGCCATCGCAAGGGCGCCGATCCAACGCGTCCACAAGCCGTCGTCCGAGCATCGGGCGCTGGGGCATTTCGCATGACCCTCGGCCTTTTTGCGATCCTGAGCGCCGTTACGCTCGTCTCGTCCTTCATCCAGGGTGCGCTCGGCATCGGCTTCGCACTGATCGTGGCGCCCCTCGTAGGCATCCTGAAGCCCGATCTCCTGCCGGTGACGCTGCTTCTTCTGATGCTGCCGCTCAATTTCCACGTCGCCTGGCGGGAACGGTCGGCGGTCGATTGGTCCGGCGCGAAGTGGATCACGCTCGGCAGGTTCGCCGGCACCTTTGCCGGCGTGTGGCTGCTCGCCGCGCTCTCGACGCAGCAGCTGGATCTGGCCGTCGGCTGGTTCACGGTCATCGCCGCCGCCGCCGCGCTCTTCGCGCCACCCTTCGAACCGGGCCGCCCGAGCGCGCTCGGCGTCGGACTGTTCACCGGTGTGACCGAAACGGCGACCGGTATTGGCGGCCCGCCGCTCGCTCTCCTTTACCAGCACGCCCAGGGGCCGATACTCAGAGCAACCGTGGCGGTGTGCTTCTTCGTGGGCGAAATCATGTCGCTCGTCATACTCGCGTTTGCAGGCCGTCTCGGAGCGGACCAGCTACTGGCTGCGCTCTACCTCGCACCGGCAGTTCTCCTCGGAAGCGCTCTGTCGCGGCTGACGCACGACCATATTCGCGGCCGCGGCCTGCGCTTGGGCGTGCTTACCTTCGCGCTGGCCAGCGGGGCTTTTCTGATCCTGAGATAGGCGCACGCCCTGCTCGGCGTCAGGCCGTGAAACCCTGGTCGCAAAGCTCTCTGAGAGCGGCGGGCGAGAAACTGTCGAGCGCAAGCTCCGGCAACAGGTCGTTATCGGCCGCGAGGTTGCGGTTCATGGCAGCGGAAAACAGGCTCGTTCCCGCTTCGTGCAGAACAGCGGGCCGGCCGGCGATCCTTCCAAGCAGACTGGTGGGGACGAGCCCGAAGGGCACGTCCTCGTAGATGTACCGGCTGTCGGCTGTCGCCGGGCCGAAACCGCCCCGTCCTTCGGTGTGCATCTGCTGGTTCATGTCCGAGACCGTGCCCATCGGCACATGGAAAGACAGGGAGAAATGTTCGCGTACGGTTCTGACCGACAGACCGAAGGTTTCGGCAATCTTCAGCCGCTCCGCGTCGAGCGCTTCGATCAATTGTCCGACAGCCGGCGTCACATGCTCGCCCTGTCCCCATTTCTCGCCCTTCTCCATGCGGGTCAGGTTGAGAAGCGCGATGCCCAGATGGTTCTGCGGGTTGAGGTTGGAAAGCGAGATGGCCAGAAGCCCGTCGCGCTCGACGAAGCGGTCTCCGAAAAGCTCAGTGCACAGCGCCTTTCCCTCGGCTGCGGCAGCCTTCGGCAAAGTGGCGACGTCGATTTTCTGGCGGACGGTATTGACGGAAACGCTTGCGCCGTCCGGCTGCTGGCGGCCGGTCAGAAGGGTCGTGCCCCAGACGATGATGGGCAGGGAAACGCCCCGTTCGGCCAGCCGCTTCGAAAGATAGAGCGCGCCGAAGGAGCTGTGCGAGCTGACGATCAGGGGCTGGCCGGACTTCAGGTGCGGCAGCGCCGCATCGAACGCCACGCGGTGACCATTGGCGGGCAGCGCAACGATGACCGCGTCGACGTCGGCGACCGCCTCGCTTGCGTCACGGGCAACCGCCACCGGACCGGAAAACTCGACGGCGCCTGTCGCCGTCAGCGGCTCCCCTTCCGCCAGTTTGCGCGTGCGCGCCCCCGAAGGAGACCACAGAACGGGGTGATGACGGGCTTTTGCCAGGAAAGCCGCCATGCCGAAGGCGATCGCCCCGGCGCCGAGAATACCAATACGCATCGTGGTTCTGTCATCCTTTCTCAAATGGCGACGTGCTTTGCCGCCTTGCCCTTCAAGGTCGCCCAACACCGCTCTTCGCGAAGCATCCAGCGAAACCGGAGATTTTTCACTGGATAGCACCGAAAAGAAAAATTGTCCTTTGTCACTGGCGCTTAAGATACGTTTTATGCAGTATGAGACAGCTATAATGCACTGGGCGCATGATCGTGATGGAGATACGGGAACTCGAGGCCTTTCTTGCGGTGATGTCCACCGGCAGCATCACCGCCGCCGCCCGGCTGCTCGATCGCTCCCAGTCCCAGGTCACGCGCCTCATCCAGGACCTCGAAACCTCCGTCGGCTTCGCGCTCTTCGACCGCAACGGTCCGAAGATCGCACCCAGCGAAAAGGGGATCGCCTTCCACGCGGAAGCCGAGCGCTTCCTGAGCGGCATCGGCCATTTGCGGGAGCGGGCAAGGACGATCGCGGAAAAGGAGCCGCAGCCGATCGAGATCGTGGCAATCCCGGCCTTCGCCAGCGGCATCATCCCCTTGGCGCTCGCGGCGTTGCCGGAAAGGCTGCTGCCGCGAAAAATCCATCTGCGCAGCCTGCCGGCGGAGGCGGCGGTGCAATCGGTCTTGGCCCGCACGGCAGATTTCTGCGTAACGTCTCTGCCGGCCGACCAGCCGGGACTGGAAGTGCACGGGGTGTTTCAGGGACCTTGCGTTGCCGCCGTGGCGGAAGGTGATCCTCTTGCCGCCTGCGAGGTGATTTCGATCGCAGATCTTGCCGGACGCAACATTATCACGATGGCCAATCCGTTCCGCCTGCGCCACCGCGTGGACATAGCGTTGGAGGCAGCGAATATCCGCCCGGCCAGGATCATCGCGACCAGTGTTTCGGTCAATGCGGTACAGATCGCATCGACGGGGCTCGGCGTGGCAATCATCGAGCCTGCGACAGCCTACGGCTTGAAGCTGGCCAATGTCGCGGTCCGTCCGCTCGACGTCGACATTCCTTTCCCGTGGGCGATCTTTTCGGCCGCCGCGCGTCCGTTATCCGACAGCTCGCGCGAACTGATCCAGGCGATCATACAGATTGCTTCCGCCCACATCCCGGGATTTACCGCTCACGACCCGCGCAACGTCAATCGCGTCGCCGATATGATCTTGGGAGGAGACCAGACCGACGCACGCTAGCCCGCGAAACCGCCCTTCCAAATGCCAGGAAGTATTCAATTCATAACAACGAAACTAAGAACCAAAAGAGGAGAATGACATGAAAGACTTCACCGCAACCCGCCGCTCCACGCTGAAGCTTCTGGCCGCCGGCACGGGCGTCCTCGCGGCACCGGCGATCATTCGCCCGGCATTTGCCCAGTCCAAGGTTGTGAACATCACCACCTATGACAAGTTCGTTCCGCAATCCTTTATCGACCAGTTTCAGAAGGATACGGGCATTGAAGTGCGCATTCGCCTGACAGACGACCAGGGCAAGCAGTACAACGTGCTGTCGGCCGAAGGCGAGACGCCCACGACGGATATCGTCACGGTCACCGGCCATCGTCTGCCGCAATTCATCGGATCCAAGCTGCTCACGCCGCTCGACACCGGCCGGCTGAAGAACTGGGACAAGCTCGCCTCCGCCTACAAGGGCGCACCGCAGCTTACCGTCGACGGTTCCGTCTACGGGGTGCCGCTTTTGGCCGGCTTCGAGGGCCTCGCCCGCAACACGGATTATACCAAGGCCTCCGACAGCTGGGCCATCATGTTCGATCAGGAATACAAGGGCCTGACGTCCTACATCATTTCCGACTTCCTCCAGATTACCATGCGCTATCAGGGCAATGACGGCGACTTCGTCGCCTATGAAGGCAAGCCGGAGGAGGCGCAGGCCGCAACCAACAAGGCGCGCGACTACCTGATTCAGAACAAGGACATGGTTCGCAAATACTACGACGCCGGCTCCGAAGTTCAGCAGATGTTCGTCAACGAGGACATCTATGTCGCCCATAGCTGGTCCGGCCCTGCGTCGAAGCTGATCATGGACGGACATCCGATCGAAATATCGGTTCCGAAGGAGGGGACCTATGGTTTCCTCTACTCCTTCAACGTGGTGCAGAACGGTCCGAATACGGATGCGGCCTATACCTTCCTCGACGCCATCCTCTCGTCTCCGGAGATCGGCGCAGCGATGAGCCGGCAGTCGGGCTTCGCCTCCGCATTCGACGGCGTGGACAAGGTGCTGAACGACAAGGAGCGTGCTGCGATGACCCTGCCGCAGGAGCAGACCGAGCGCATCCAGTTCTTCAGCTCCGTCAACCGCGACATGAAAAACGAGATGGTCGACAAGGCGGTCGCCGAGATCAAGGCCGCCTGATCGATCGCCGAGGCCCTTCCGACGCGGCCGGTCCCCATGGGATCGGCCGCGAGAAAGAGCATTTCCTGAGCCTGGAACGACGACAATGGTAGATACGACCACAATGCAAGCCCGATCCGCCGGTTCTCTACGGGTGCCCCGTTATGCCGGATGGATCGGCAAGGCCGTCGGTTCGGGTCTTTATCGCCACACCGTCGGACGCCTTGCGGACAGCCGCCGTGCCCGCCTGGCGCTGCTTGCCGGCGTCCCTCTCTTCTGGATCGCGGCGCTGCACATCGGCCCGATCTTCCAAATGGGGCGGATCAGCTTCATGACGGATTACCCGCAGGCACCGGACGGAGGCCCCGCCTATACGCTGGCCAATTACGAGCTGTTCTTCTCCGACCAGCTCTATTTCATGCCCTTCATCCGCAGCCTCATCTTCGCGGCCGTCGTCACGATCTCGACCCTGGTGATCGTTTATCCGGTCGCTTACTACGTCGCGAAGATCGTTCAGCCGAAGAACCGCATGCGCGCGTTGCTGCTCCTGCTCATCCCCTTTTGGGCTGGAGAACTGATCCGCACCTTTTCGGTCATCATGCTTCTCGCCAATCGCGGCGCGGTCAACGTAGCGCTACGCGAACTCGGCTTCATCGATCGGCCGATCCCAATGCTCTACACGTCGTTCTCGCTGAGCTTCGGCGTCATCTATCTGCTGGCGCTCTATATGTTGCTGCCGCTCTATTCGGCCATCGAGAAGATACCGACACCGCTCATTCATGCGGCGGCCGACCTCGGTGCCGGCCCGCTCCAGCGCTTCCGCCGCGTGATCCTGCCCTTGTCGAAGGACGGCATCGTCTCCGGCTGCAGCCTCGTCTATCTCACCTCCGTAGGGGTCTTCGCGGCACCGCTCCTGCTCGGCGGCCCGAATACGGTCATCTTCCCCGAGGTGATCGCGACGCTCTTCCACTCCTCGAACGACAAATGGCCCGAAGGCGCCGCCTTCGCCATGCTGCTGCTCGCGGTTTCGCTGTCGACGGTCGGCCTGTTCATGCGGGTGATCGGCGGCCGTTCCGTCCGGCTGATGTAGGGAGGCCACGATGCGACCATACTTCACCGATCTCCCGAAAACCGCCCTCGGTGCCGCCTACTGGCTGTTTGCGGTCTATCTCCTGCTGCCGCTGGCGCTGATGACGGCCATGAGCTTCAAGGATGCGAGCTTCGTCGCCTTTCCGATCACGGACTGGACGCTCAACTGGTACGCCCAGGTGCTGCAGGACAAGCAATTCATCGAAGCCTCGCTCTATTCGATCGGGATCGCGCTGGCGACCACCGCCGCGGCGACCGTCATCGGCGTGTGGATCGCTCTTCTGGTCTCCACCGAAGGCATCTGGGGCAGGGCCATCATCTTCGCACTCGCCTGCCTGCCGGCGGTCGTCCCGGGCCTCATCAACGCAATCTCCATGCGGATATTCATCCGCACCGTCGACATCCCGACCGGCACGGCGGCGATCATCCTGTCGCATGCAGTCCATGCCGTGCCCTTCGTGGTGATCATGGTGCTCACGCGCCTGCGTTCCATGCCGGCCAATCTGGTCGACGCGGCCCGCGATCTCGGCGCCGATCGGTTCGTGGCCTTCCTCAGGGTCACGATCCCGTACCTGATGCCGGCACTTCTCGGCGGCATGATCTTCTGCGTGCTCACCAGTATCGACGACTTCGTCCGCACCTTCTTCCTCGGCGGCTACAAGCCCACGCTCCCGATGCTCATCTTCGCGAAGGTACAGGGCGGCATGTCGCCGGAGATCAACGCCATGGCGACGATCGTGCTGGTCGTCACAGCCGCTGTCGGCGTTTACGCCGAGCACCTCACCCGCCGTTCAAGGAACTGACGATGCAGCCTGTGGTCCACTTCAAAAACGTCAACAAATATTACGGCGGATTGCCTGCGGTCGATGGCCTGGACCTCGCCGTAGAGCCGGGACAATTCGTGACGCTGCTCGGCCCTTCCGGTTGCGGCAAGTCTACGACGCTCAGGATGCTCGGCGGCTTCGAGCAACCCTCGTCGGGGGAGATCTATCTCGAAGGTGAGCCGATCTCGCATCTGCCGCCGAACAGACGCAACGTCAACATCGTCTTTCAGGACTATGCGCTCTTTCCGCACCTCAACGTCGGCCGCAACATCGCCTTCGGACTGGAATTGAAAGGACTGTCTTCGGACGCGATCCACAAACGGACCATGGAACTGCTGGCCCTCGTCAAGCTTCAGGATTTCGCGGACCGCATGCCCGACCAGCTTTCGGGCGGCCAGCGCCAGCGCGTCGCGCTGATGCGCGCGCTCGCCCCCGACCCGAACGTGCTTCTGCTCGACGAGCCCCTTTCGGCGCTCGATGCCAAGCTGCGCCAGCAGATGCAGATCGAGCTGAAAACCATCCAGCGGACCACCGGCAAGACCTTCATCTTCGTCACCCACGATCAGGAGGAGGCGCTGACCATGTCCGACGTGATCGTGGTGATGAACAAAGGCAGGATCGAGCAGATGGGCGGCCCGAACGAGCTCTATTCCCGGCCGCGCAGCCGCTTCGTCGCCAACTTCATCGGCCAGAGCAATTTCCTCGAAGGCAAGCTGCTTTCCGACGACGGCGCGACCGCGGCCATCGACTGGAACGGAAGCATCATCCACGCCGACCTCAACGGGACGAAGCTGGCGGCCGGCACCGGCGCGACCGTCGCGCTTCGTCCCGAGGCCCTCTACTGCGTGGCGGAACAGCCGAAGGACCGGTTCGCCCTGAAGGGCCGCATCGTTCAGCGCGTCTTCAAGGGCGCCCACACGTCCCTGACCGTGCAACTCGAAAATGGCGCGGAGCTGGCCTTGCAGCTCGATCCGGTAGCGCTTTCGCACATCGGGACGGACGAGGTGTGGCTCGGCTGGCGCGAGCGCGACGCGGTCGTTCTTGCCGACTGACGCGCCTGACTGGCGCAGTCTTTTCAGGGGGCCCCGGCAGCGGCGGCCCCGAAAGCGGATTTCAGGAGCAAAGGCTATTATGACGAATGAACAGCATGGGCGGCTCGCGGAACTGAATGCGAGGGTCAAACAGGACCTGGACTATCTCAATTACCCGCCTGCCAACTGGTCGAAGCCGGTCACGACGGCTGACGGACAGCCGGTGAGCGATGTCGTCATCATCGGCGGCGGCATGTGCGGCATGGTCGCCTGGCTTGCCCTGACCCGGGCAGGCATCGCCAATCTGCGCATCCTCGACCGTGCCCCCAAGGGGCAGGAGGGTCCTTGGGTCACCTTTGCCCGCATGGAAACCCTGCGCTCGCCGAAGAACCTGCTGGGCCCGGCGCTCGGCATGGCCTCGCTCACCTTCCGCGCCTGGTACACCGCGTGCTTCGGTGAAGCAGCGTGGGAAACGCTGTTCCGCATTCCCCGCCCGATGTGGATGGACTATCTGAAATGGTACCGCGGGGTTCTGTCCATTCCCGTCGAGAACGACACGCATGTCACTCGCGTCCGCCCTCGCGAGGACGGTCTCCTGGAGCTGGAGATCGCCGGCGGCGGCAAGCCTTCCGTCGTCACGCGCAAGCTGGTTCTGGCCACGGGCCGCGAAGGCCTTGGTGAGCCGGTCGTTCCGGCTTTCGTCAAAGGCATGAAGCGCCACGCGTCCTGGGCTCACTCCGCCGACGACGTCGATTTCGAGGCACTCAAGGGAAAGCGCGTCGTCGTCATCGGTGTCGGCGCATCCGCTGTCGACAATGCGGCCGAGGCGCTGGAGTCCGGCGCGGGCGAGGTCCGCCTGCTCGCGCGCCGCAAGGAGATGCCGACCGTCAATAAGCTGATGGGCATCGGCTCCTACGGGGTAACGGCGGGGTTTGCCAAAATCGATCCGGAGTGGCGCTGGCGGATCATGGACTATTCCGTCAAGCAGCAGACGCCGGCGCCGCACAATTCGACGCTGCGCGTCAGCCGCCATCCCAACGCCTTCTTCCACTTCGATTGCGCCATCGGCTCGATGCGGGAGGAAGGCGGCGAAGTGCTGATCACCACCACGAAGGGCCGCGTCTTCCGGACCGATTTCGTCATCCTCGGAACCGGTTTCACGGTCGATCCGCTCAGCCGCGACGAGTTCGCGCCCTATCAGGACCGGATCGCCTGCTGGGAGGACCGCTACACGCCGCCGGCCGGAGAAGAGAATTCAGACCTTGGCCGTTTCCCCTGGCTCGATGACGATTTCTCCTTCACCGAGAAGGAGCCCGGCACCGCGTCATGGCTCAAGAACATCCACTGCTTCAACTATGGTGCCTCGATCAGCATCGGCAAGGTGAGCGGCGACATTCCGGCAATCAGCGAGGGCGCGCTCTGGCTGGCACGCGGGGTCGCCGCCTCGCTCTTCATCCGCGATATCGACTACCACTGGAAAGCCCTGCTCGCCTATGAGAAGCCCGAACTCGACGGCTCCGAATGGACCGACGCGGACGCGCCGCAGCCGGCACACAAAACTGCTTGAATTTCTCGATGACGATTGCCCAAGCTGAAGGATTACGATGACCGTTTCCCCGAAAACAGATGTGATCGACGCCGTGCTCGGCCTGGATCCCTCCTCGCCCGTTCAGGCGCTGCGCGAGCGGCGCGAAAAGCTCAAGCATTTCACGCAAACCAGTCATGACGCGGCGCTTCTCCCCGCCGAACCAGGTAATTTCTCCTACGCCATGAGGGCGGCTCTCGCGGCGCGCATCGCCGGCCTCTGGAAAGCGGCAGAGCTCCAGGCCCATTACAAGGCGCAGCTCGAGGAGAAGGGATCGACAGCCGACCTTCGATCGATCGCCGATCCGTCCTTCAGGCCCGAGGGCGACAAGCGGCTCGCAACGATGCTTGCTCATGTCGATCTGGTGACGCTCAAGCCGAAGGAAGCGACGCGCGCGAATATCGAAGCGCTCTACGCCGTCGGTCTCGACGACCGCGATATCGTAACCCTCGCAGGTCTCATCGCCTTCGTGAACTATCAGGTGCTGGTCGTGGCCGGCCTCAAGATGCTGAGGGACAACTGACATGTCGGAAGCCGTACACGAATTCACCCTGGAGCCGCTCGATTGGCAGCCCTACGTCAAGCCAGTGAAGCTCGACGAGGCGACGCCGGAGCAGCTCGACGCTCTGAAAGTGACGCCCTCGAACACCAAGGTTTCGAACTATGTCCTGGTTCTGGCCAACGATGCCGAGATGCTCGCCGAACGTACGCCGCTCTTCAACGACATCATGTACAGCGAAGGCGGGCTCCCGCGCGGCGGGCGCGAAATCGGCGCGCTGGCAGCTTCCTTCGTCAACCGCTGCATCTACTGCGCCTCGGTGCATGCCAACCGCTACATCCAGCTGGAAAAGCGGCCGGAGGTGGTGGACGAAATCTACAGAAGCGGCCTCGACGCCGACCTGCCGGATTTCGAGCAGGCGCTCTTCAATTTCGGCGTGGATCTGACGGCGCACCCGGACAATGTCGGCGTCTACCAGTTCTACCACCTGCGCGAGATCGGGCTCGACGATCTGGAGATCCTCGACCTGATCCATTCGATCGCAATCTTCGGCTGGGCGAACCGCCTGATGCATACGCTCGGCGAACCGCATCTGAAGGAGTGAGACGTTGGGCGTTGCGTAACGTAGAGGCCTTCAGCGCCGGCCTTCGTTCCGAATCAACCGGTTTCGATGCCCATTTCTCCGATCAGCCTCTCCCGCGCGGCAAGGGCAGCGATGGCGCGTTCGCCCAATTCGCGAGCCACGAGATTGAGTAGCCCTTCGCAAAAGACGATATAGGCTCCCATGCTGTTGCTGAAGAAACTGCTGGCGTGCGGGATGAAGAAGGCGTGCCGGGCGGGGGGAACGAGCGGCGAAGAACGGCTGTCCGTTACTGCGATCACCTCCAGTCCGGCTTTTTCTGCCACCGCGGCCACTTCCGCCACGCTGCGGGTATAGGGCGCGCAGCTCGCGACCAGAACCAGGTCTCCGGGAGAAAGCTGCGACAGCGCCTCCGCCTCGCCGAGACGCGGTGCGTCCAGCAAAGCGACGTCGCTGCGCAACATTCCGAGGCCGTAGACCATAAAGCTCGCGAAAGCATGGAACTGGCGTACCCCGTGCACGCGCACACGCGGCGCGGTCGCGAGCAACGCCGCCGCCCGCTTCAGCGTTTCGGCATCCGTCTGGCCGAGAAAGCCGTCGATATTCGCCTTCGTCTCCTGGCCGATGCGTTCGAGGACATGGACCTCTTCCCGCTCGCCGCGCGTGACCGACATCAGACGGCCAGCCTGGCGGCTGTAGAAGTAGCGCTCGTCATCGGCGATCGCCTGGCGGAAGACGCTCTGGAAATCGCTGAAGCCGGCATAGCCGAGCCGCTTGGCAAGCCTGGTAAGGGTCGAGGCGTTAACGCCCTGGCCGTCGGCGAGCTCGGATATGCTGCGCACCGCCGTCTGTTCGGGCGTATCGACCAGGCGTGCCAGCACGTCGAGCGCCTTGCTGCCGAGAGCGAGGTCGATTTCCTTGCGCCTGATCCTGAGCGTCAGGTCGCGCAGTTCCTCGATCGTGCCTGGCCGGGCGGATGCAGGGGGATCGGTGGGCGGTGCCATCGTGAACCTCAATCGAGCAGCGACCGCCTTTCCTCGAAGCGAAAGAGCGGTGCGGCATGCGCCCTGTCGTAGATTTCGCAGGCGATTCTGTCCATGTCGATGCGAAAGACCGCCGTCGCCAGCGTATTCTCGCCGTCCGGATCGTCGGGCTGTTCGCGATAGATCGGCAAGGCCGTCCGCTGCCGGTCCCAAAGGACCGCAAGAGGTTCGACGCCGGTCACGCCGCCGGCCAGAATTTCCTCTCCACGTTCCTGTCTGGAGCGGGAAGAGGCGGTGACGCGCTGGCGCTCCTCGCGCGTACCGTCGTGAATCAGATGGTTGGCGTGCACTTCGGGCGCATCGACCTGCCGGATCGAACAGGCCGAATGGGTAAACTCGACGCTGGCGATGCCCCGATTTCCGGGCTGGGCCAGGGAAATATGGAAGGCGGCGGCGCGCTGCGAACTGCGCAGCATGTCGAGTGCCTCGCGGACCGTGCCGCAATCGAGCACGGCGCGGCATAGGACCATGCGCGGCATTCCTGGTCCTGTCTGGCGCGAGCGGATATTGTTGACGGCCATGGCGAGCCCGGCATCGTTGAGCGCGAATGTATGCCCCGGAAGCGAACCGGGATAGACGAAGCCGAAGAAGGCGCGGCCGCCTGCGGAAGCGATACGGACAATGGCGCAGCCCGGACGAAGGCCCGGATCTCCGTCTTCGTTATGCGCCAGCGTGAGCCTCTGGTCGGGCAGCATGACGGTGGTGCATCCATCGGGGGCGATCGCCCGGATATCGCCGCGGCAGTTCCAAGCAAAGACCTCGTCAAAGGGCAGTTCGAGGCCTTTTGCGAGACCGTGCAGTTCCTCGAAATAGCGGGGAAAGTGTGCTTCGACCAGTGCCCTCGCCGCGACAATGCGTTCATGGCCGGCGAAGGCGATCACACTCGCCCAGCCGTGTGTCCTGATCAGATGGTGGTGGACGATGTCGCGGCCATGGCGGCCAAGCGCAACGCCGGCCTCGAAGGGCGACCCGTCGATCTCGACCAGGGGCAGGCTG
The genomic region above belongs to Sinorhizobium meliloti and contains:
- a CDS encoding sulfite exporter TauE/SafE family protein; its protein translation is MTLGLFAILSAVTLVSSFIQGALGIGFALIVAPLVGILKPDLLPVTLLLLMLPLNFHVAWRERSAVDWSGAKWITLGRFAGTFAGVWLLAALSTQQLDLAVGWFTVIAAAAALFAPPFEPGRPSALGVGLFTGVTETATGIGGPPLALLYQHAQGPILRATVAVCFFVGEIMSLVILAFAGRLGADQLLAALYLAPAVLLGSALSRLTHDHIRGRGLRLGVLTFALASGAFLILR
- a CDS encoding NAD/NADP octopine/nopaline dehydrogenase family protein, with amino-acid sequence MRIGILGAGAIAFGMAAFLAKARHHPVLWSPSGARTRKLAEGEPLTATGAVEFSGPVAVARDASEAVADVDAVIVALPANGHRVAFDAALPHLKSGQPLIVSSHSSFGALYLSKRLAERGVSLPIIVWGTTLLTGRQQPDGASVSVNTVRQKIDVATLPKAAAAEGKALCTELFGDRFVERDGLLAISLSNLNPQNHLGIALLNLTRMEKGEKWGQGEHVTPAVGQLIEALDAERLKIAETFGLSVRTVREHFSLSFHVPMGTVSDMNQQMHTEGRGGFGPATADSRYIYEDVPFGLVPTSLLGRIAGRPAVLHEAGTSLFSAAMNRNLAADNDLLPELALDSFSPAALRELCDQGFTA
- a CDS encoding amidohydrolase family protein, translated to MTELRDKLQGSGEFLLHPGKVLLPDGPRSGMGVVVRDGRFTDIGAARLVGSRNPDLTPIELPHHLVMPGFIDTHTHLTQSLGKSLVFGEPSEIFRRIWVPLEGSLDERMVYLSAKLAALECLRGGFTAAVDAGTRSAGHIDALIRAARQTGLRSVLGLICNDLGGAAVVPERTTILKNAARHLAAFEGDPLVHASLAISIPEAASDHMLADVSRMARESGAIFQTHVNEHLVAVERSLVANGRRPLEHLAHLGALGQHVLIAHSTLVTPHELNLLRDSGTAVAYNPVASLWKGNAIAPALQMAALGIRFGLGTDGTRADGFRLMDAAEGLQRAGFGLATGDSSCGGGWLWVERATARAADAAGLAGVTGAIREGLAADFLLVDLDRPEFTPSHDLMWELVRYGNRDQIDAVFTAGQLRLWQGWPVGWDARALLAEVREVTAEAIARAPIQRVHKPSSEHRALGHFA
- a CDS encoding extracellular solute-binding protein; amino-acid sequence: MKDFTATRRSTLKLLAAGTGVLAAPAIIRPAFAQSKVVNITTYDKFVPQSFIDQFQKDTGIEVRIRLTDDQGKQYNVLSAEGETPTTDIVTVTGHRLPQFIGSKLLTPLDTGRLKNWDKLASAYKGAPQLTVDGSVYGVPLLAGFEGLARNTDYTKASDSWAIMFDQEYKGLTSYIISDFLQITMRYQGNDGDFVAYEGKPEEAQAATNKARDYLIQNKDMVRKYYDAGSEVQQMFVNEDIYVAHSWSGPASKLIMDGHPIEISVPKEGTYGFLYSFNVVQNGPNTDAAYTFLDAILSSPEIGAAMSRQSGFASAFDGVDKVLNDKERAAMTLPQEQTERIQFFSSVNRDMKNEMVDKAVAEIKAA
- a CDS encoding LysR family transcriptional regulator; protein product: MIVMEIRELEAFLAVMSTGSITAAARLLDRSQSQVTRLIQDLETSVGFALFDRNGPKIAPSEKGIAFHAEAERFLSGIGHLRERARTIAEKEPQPIEIVAIPAFASGIIPLALAALPERLLPRKIHLRSLPAEAAVQSVLARTADFCVTSLPADQPGLEVHGVFQGPCVAAVAEGDPLAACEVISIADLAGRNIITMANPFRLRHRVDIALEAANIRPARIIATSVSVNAVQIASTGLGVAIIEPATAYGLKLANVAVRPLDVDIPFPWAIFSAAARPLSDSSRELIQAIIQIASAHIPGFTAHDPRNVNRVADMILGGDQTDAR